The following coding sequences lie in one Corynebacterium humireducens NBRC 106098 = DSM 45392 genomic window:
- a CDS encoding monovalent cation/H(+) antiporter subunit G → MTYTLFADIVSLILIITGSFLVFSAAVGVVRFRDTMARIHAITKPQTTGLILTILGALLKVTGSPDFGIAQRGDLGILLLLVIFAGMTSPVTAQRLGRVSRREGLYGDPEHMTRNDAPADRSLRRR, encoded by the coding sequence ATGACCTACACACTGTTCGCGGACATCGTCTCGCTCATCCTCATCATCACCGGCTCGTTCCTGGTGTTCTCGGCCGCGGTCGGCGTCGTCCGCTTCCGGGACACGATGGCCCGCATCCACGCCATCACGAAGCCGCAGACCACCGGCCTGATCCTCACGATCCTCGGGGCGCTGCTCAAGGTCACCGGCTCCCCCGACTTCGGCATCGCCCAGCGCGGCGACCTGGGCATCCTGCTCCTGCTGGTGATCTTCGCGGGCATGACCTCCCCGGTCACCGCCCAGCGTCTCGGCCGTGTCTCGCGCCGTGAGGGTCTCTACGGCGACCCCGAGCACATGACACGTAACGACGCCCCCGCCGACCGCTCACTGCGCCGCCGCTGA
- a CDS encoding Na+/H+ antiporter subunit E, with protein MIAGLKRRFRPWFIVWITIMWCLLMGEVTWANVIGGLLVGCLIVFGLPLPAMPIAGLSVNWWLLFVHMLTWFRDLAVASTKVAWLALRPAEPPKSAIVRVPMRVSNELVLSFATVLYNLQPGGSVSDIDIANRMWTVHLLDAGTEQALARELETIATLERRMIRIFERK; from the coding sequence ATGATCGCCGGACTCAAACGCCGTTTCCGCCCCTGGTTCATCGTCTGGATCACCATCATGTGGTGCCTGCTCATGGGCGAGGTCACCTGGGCCAACGTCATCGGTGGGCTGCTCGTCGGCTGCCTCATCGTCTTCGGCCTGCCGCTGCCGGCGATGCCGATCGCCGGGCTGAGCGTCAACTGGTGGCTGCTGTTCGTCCACATGCTCACCTGGTTCCGGGACCTCGCGGTCGCCTCCACCAAGGTGGCGTGGCTGGCGCTGCGCCCCGCCGAACCACCGAAGTCCGCCATCGTGCGCGTGCCCATGCGGGTGTCGAACGAGCTCGTCCTGTCCTTCGCCACCGTGCTGTACAACCTGCAGCCGGGTGGTTCGGTCAGTGACATCGACATCGCCAACCGCATGTGGACGGTCCACCTGCTCGACGCCGGCACCGAGCAGGCGCTGGCCCGCGAGCTGGAGACCATCGCCACGCTGGAGCGCCGCATGATCCGCATCTTCGAGAGGAAGTGA
- a CDS encoding dipeptidase — MSTSPNLDALRTHIEGQRERIFRDLSEIVAFDSVHAEPGHEEDAAGAAEWTRQALADAGLDVATHPTVDGSTAVIGRREAAPGMPTVLLYSHHDVVPAGDHALWTSPPFELTERNGRWYGRGAADCKGNLVMHLAALRALEDLGGTDLGLIVLVEGSEERGGEGLEHLLQTRPELFRADVILIADSGNAAVGVPTLTTSLRGGGQVVVTVDTLRAPLHSGQFGGAAPDAVAALVRILDSLRDEHGRTVIDGVDCTRRWEGEPYTPEDFRRDAGLLEGTQIMGTADDAPADMVWSRPAVTVTGFTSTPVAEAVNAVPATAQAKLNVRVPAGLDADEVMDRLVDHLQAHAPWGAHIDIEVQEKNQPFSADSSGPALAVLRRCLADAYGAEDAVSLGSGGSIPLTLALQEAFPEAEIALFGVEEPQCTIHSPDESVDPTEIMNVAVAEAAFLQAWGR, encoded by the coding sequence ATGAGCACATCCCCGAACCTTGACGCACTCCGTACCCATATAGAGGGACAGCGCGAACGCATTTTCCGCGACCTCTCCGAGATCGTCGCCTTCGACTCCGTCCACGCCGAGCCCGGCCACGAGGAGGACGCCGCCGGCGCCGCCGAGTGGACCCGTCAGGCGCTTGCCGACGCCGGCCTCGACGTCGCCACCCACCCCACCGTCGACGGTTCGACGGCGGTGATCGGGCGTCGGGAAGCAGCGCCCGGCATGCCCACCGTCCTCCTCTACTCCCACCACGACGTCGTCCCCGCCGGAGACCACGCCCTGTGGACCTCCCCGCCCTTCGAGCTCACCGAGCGCAACGGCCGCTGGTACGGCCGCGGCGCCGCGGACTGCAAGGGGAACCTGGTCATGCACCTGGCCGCCCTGCGCGCCCTGGAGGATCTCGGTGGCACCGACCTGGGACTCATCGTGCTGGTCGAGGGGTCTGAGGAGCGCGGCGGCGAGGGCCTGGAGCACCTGCTGCAGACCCGGCCCGAGCTGTTCCGCGCCGACGTCATCCTCATCGCCGACTCCGGCAACGCCGCCGTGGGCGTGCCGACGCTGACCACCTCCCTCCGCGGCGGCGGGCAGGTCGTGGTCACCGTGGACACCCTGCGCGCGCCGCTGCACTCCGGCCAGTTCGGCGGCGCGGCCCCCGACGCGGTGGCCGCCCTGGTCCGCATCCTCGACTCGCTGCGCGACGAGCACGGCCGCACGGTCATCGACGGCGTCGACTGCACACGCAGGTGGGAGGGCGAGCCCTACACCCCGGAGGACTTCCGCCGCGACGCCGGCCTGCTCGAGGGCACGCAGATCATGGGCACCGCGGACGACGCCCCCGCCGACATGGTGTGGTCGCGCCCGGCCGTCACGGTCACCGGATTCACCTCCACGCCGGTCGCGGAGGCCGTCAACGCCGTGCCCGCCACCGCCCAGGCGAAGCTCAACGTGCGCGTGCCGGCGGGGCTCGACGCTGACGAGGTCATGGACAGGCTCGTCGACCACCTGCAGGCGCACGCCCCGTGGGGCGCGCACATCGACATCGAGGTGCAGGAGAAGAACCAGCCCTTCTCCGCCGACTCCTCCGGCCCCGCCCTCGCCGTGCTGCGCCGCTGCCTGGCCGACGCCTACGGCGCCGAGGACGCCGTGTCCCTCGGCTCCGGCGGTTCCATCCCGCTCACCCTCGCCCTCCAGGAGGCGTTCCCCGAGGCGGAGATCGCACTCTTCGGGGTGGAGGAACCGCAGTGCACGATCCACTCCCCGGACGAGTCCGTGGACCCCACGGAGATCATGAACGTCGCGGTCGCGGAGGCGGCGTTCCTGCAGGCCTGGGGACGTTGA
- a CDS encoding monovalent cation/H+ antiporter complex subunit F, translated as MSPDLYTNLLLIPAAFFALSFIIMTWRIVVGPNSMDRMLGLDGFVAMLQCALATYICWTLDTTVTNAMLVIALLGFIASVAVARFRKRDGS; from the coding sequence GTGAGCCCTGATCTGTACACGAATCTGCTGCTCATCCCCGCGGCGTTCTTCGCCCTGTCCTTCATCATCATGACGTGGCGGATCGTCGTCGGCCCGAACTCGATGGACCGCATGCTGGGGCTCGACGGTTTCGTCGCCATGCTGCAGTGTGCGCTGGCCACCTACATCTGCTGGACGCTCGACACGACCGTGACCAACGCGATGCTCGTCATCGCACTGCTCGGTTTCATCGCCTCGGTGGCCGTCGCGCGTTTCCGCAAGAGGGACGGGAGCTGA
- a CDS encoding alpha/beta fold hydrolase produces MSDVVLVHSTGHLPDVWTEVVRAFPADWKPWLPNLGVQSLEQYLDRQELRRVVLVGHGTGALAVARLAREQPQRVTHAVLSVPEAPRLVPRFLRRRQEEALDTPVPTLRTTTGPGQPEQLLAEIRGFLDS; encoded by the coding sequence GTGAGCGACGTCGTCCTCGTCCACTCCACCGGGCACCTGCCGGACGTGTGGACGGAGGTGGTGCGCGCCTTCCCGGCCGACTGGAAGCCGTGGCTGCCCAATCTGGGCGTGCAGTCCCTCGAGCAGTACCTGGACCGGCAGGAGCTGCGCCGGGTGGTGCTCGTCGGTCACGGCACCGGCGCCCTGGCCGTGGCACGCCTGGCCCGGGAGCAGCCGCAGCGGGTCACCCACGCGGTGCTGTCCGTGCCGGAGGCGCCCCGCCTCGTGCCACGTTTCCTGCGGCGCCGGCAGGAGGAGGCCCTGGACACCCCGGTGCCGACGCTGCGCACCACGACCGGACCCGGGCAGCCGGAGCAGCTGCTCGCGGAGATCCGCGGGTTCCTGGACTCCTGA
- a CDS encoding Na(+)/H(+) antiporter subunit C, protein MVANLFLLLAAGAMVSAGVYLVLDRAMTKMMLGLMLIGNGANLLILQAGGPAGSPPIMGRESLFYGEALADPLAQAMILTAIVIAMAMTAFILTLAYRQYRYRTADVIEDDIEDAAIAARPATASAAPDHDASDDPDTGRVTSEGDTFGLRSFEAPVKGEIDD, encoded by the coding sequence ATGGTGGCGAACCTCTTCCTGCTGCTGGCGGCAGGTGCGATGGTCTCCGCGGGCGTGTACCTCGTGCTCGACCGTGCGATGACGAAGATGATGCTGGGGCTGATGCTCATCGGCAACGGCGCCAACCTGCTCATCCTGCAGGCCGGTGGCCCCGCCGGCTCCCCGCCGATCATGGGGCGCGAGTCCCTGTTCTACGGCGAGGCGCTGGCCGACCCGCTGGCGCAGGCGATGATCCTCACGGCGATCGTCATCGCGATGGCCATGACGGCGTTCATCCTCACGCTGGCCTACCGCCAGTACCGCTACCGCACCGCCGACGTCATCGAGGACGACATCGAGGACGCCGCCATCGCGGCCCGCCCCGCCACGGCGAGTGCGGCGCCCGACCACGACGCCTCCGACGACCCGGACACCGGCCGCGTCACCTCCGAGGGAGACACCTTCGGACTGCGCTCCTTCGAGGCCCCGGTGAAGGGTGAGATCGATGACTGA
- a CDS encoding Na+/H+ antiporter subunit D, translating into MTETLTPFVDTLLPLMPLLIPLPVILPAVAAALALLAGRHPRIQRILALGTLLVLGVLAASMIIVVDMEGIQTVQLGGWDAPVGITLVADRLSTVMLTVSSVVLFCVMWYAISQGVRDGGKDEPVAVFLPTYLLLSMGVNMSFLAGDLFNLYVGFEVFLVASYVLLTLGASPSRVRAGVSYVMVSMVSSMVFLFALAGVYAAVGTVNLAQIGMRMEDVPTGARAAIFGTLLVAFGIKAAVFPLDAWLPDSYPTAPSLVTAVFAGLLTKVGVYSIIRMRSVVFTDGSLDGLLMWVALATMIVGILGAMAQNDIKRLLSFTLVSHIGYMIFGIALGSAQGLSGAIFYAVHHILVQTALFLVVGLIERQAGTSSLRRLGSLAYTAPVIALLYFIPAVNLGGIPPFSGFLGKIILLEAGANVGGFMSWLLIGGAVVTSLLTLYVMVLVWSKGFWRDRSDAPEGNVAMARPAPLADVTDEVEFVERDDVGRMPVGMVASTATLIAASLAVTVLAGPIAGVTGRAAESAQDISIYRTAVLGTTADNPGRTLDQQRLDDGSDTLRNRDHLLPEPQPAVETAATGQTAENNVENEEDQP; encoded by the coding sequence ATGACTGAGACCCTCACCCCCTTCGTGGACACGCTCCTGCCGCTCATGCCCCTCCTCATCCCGCTGCCGGTGATCCTGCCGGCGGTGGCGGCGGCCCTCGCGCTGCTCGCCGGACGGCACCCCCGCATCCAGCGCATCCTCGCGCTGGGCACGCTGCTGGTGCTGGGTGTGCTCGCGGCGTCGATGATCATCGTCGTCGACATGGAGGGCATCCAGACGGTGCAGCTCGGCGGGTGGGACGCCCCCGTGGGCATCACCCTCGTCGCCGACCGCCTGTCGACGGTGATGCTCACCGTCTCCTCCGTCGTCCTGTTCTGCGTCATGTGGTACGCCATCAGCCAGGGTGTGCGCGACGGCGGCAAGGACGAGCCGGTCGCCGTGTTCCTGCCCACCTACTTGCTCCTGAGCATGGGCGTGAACATGTCCTTCCTGGCCGGTGACCTGTTCAACCTCTACGTCGGTTTCGAGGTCTTCCTCGTCGCCTCCTACGTGCTGCTCACCCTCGGTGCCTCACCCTCACGCGTGCGTGCCGGCGTCTCCTACGTCATGGTGTCGATGGTGTCGTCGATGGTGTTCCTCTTCGCGCTGGCCGGCGTCTACGCGGCGGTCGGCACGGTGAACCTCGCCCAGATCGGCATGCGCATGGAGGACGTCCCGACCGGCGCGCGGGCCGCCATCTTCGGCACCCTGCTCGTCGCGTTCGGCATCAAGGCGGCGGTCTTCCCGCTGGACGCCTGGCTGCCGGACTCCTACCCGACCGCCCCGTCGCTGGTCACCGCCGTGTTCGCGGGTCTGCTGACGAAGGTCGGCGTGTACTCCATCATCCGCATGCGCTCGGTGGTGTTCACCGACGGCTCCCTCGACGGGCTGCTCATGTGGGTGGCCCTGGCGACGATGATCGTGGGCATCCTCGGCGCGATGGCGCAGAACGACATCAAACGACTCCTGTCATTCACCCTGGTCAGCCACATCGGCTACATGATCTTCGGCATCGCGCTGGGTTCCGCCCAGGGTCTGTCCGGCGCGATCTTCTACGCCGTGCACCACATTCTCGTGCAGACCGCCCTGTTCCTGGTGGTCGGTCTCATCGAGCGGCAGGCGGGCACCTCCTCGCTGCGTCGCCTCGGTTCCCTGGCCTACACCGCACCGGTCATCGCGCTGCTGTACTTCATCCCGGCGGTCAACCTGGGCGGCATCCCGCCCTTCTCCGGCTTCCTGGGCAAGATCATCCTGCTGGAGGCCGGGGCCAACGTCGGCGGCTTCATGTCGTGGCTGCTCATCGGCGGCGCGGTGGTCACCTCGCTGCTCACCCTCTACGTCATGGTGCTCGTCTGGTCCAAGGGTTTCTGGCGCGACCGCTCCGACGCCCCCGAGGGCAACGTCGCCATGGCCCGCCCGGCACCGCTCGCCGACGTCACCGACGAGGTCGAGTTCGTCGAGCGTGACGACGTCGGCCGCATGCCCGTCGGCATGGTCGCCTCCACCGCGACGCTCATCGCCGCCTCGCTGGCCGTGACCGTGCTGGCCGGCCCCATCGCCGGCGTCACCGGGCGGGCCGCCGAGTCCGCGCAGGACATCAGCATCTACCGCACCGCCGTGCTGGGCACCACCGCCGACAACCCCGGCCGCACCCTCGACCAGCAGCGTCTGGACGACGGCTCCGACACCCTGCGCAACCGCGACCACCTGCTCCCGGAGCCGCAGCCCGCCGTCGAGACCGCCGCCACCGGGCAGACCGCAGAGAACAACGTGGAGAACGAGGAGGACCAGCCATGA
- the groL gene encoding chaperonin GroEL (60 kDa chaperone family; promotes refolding of misfolded polypeptides especially under stressful conditions; forms two stacked rings of heptamers to form a barrel-shaped 14mer; ends can be capped by GroES; misfolded proteins enter the barrel where they are refolded when GroES binds), producing the protein MAKLIAFDEEARRGLERGLNTLADAVKVTLGPKGRNVVLERGWGAPVITNDGVSIAREIELEDPYEKIGAELVKEVAKKTDDVAGDGTTTATVLAQALVREGLRNVAAGSNPMGIKRGIEAATAKVTEALLASAKEVETEEEIAATAGISAADPAIGAQIAKAMYAVGGGEVNKDSVITVEESNTFGVELEVTEGMRFDKGYISGYFATDIERGEAVLEDPYVLLVSGKISNIKDLLPLLEKVMQSGKPLLIIAEDVEGEALSTLVVNKIRGTFKSVAVKAPGFGDRRKAQLQDIAILTGGQVISEEVGLSLETADIPLLGTARKVVVTKDDTTIVQGAGSPEQIEGRVKQIRAEIENSDSDYDREKLHERLAKLAGGVAVLKVGAATEVELKERKHRIEDAVRNAKAAVDEGIVAGGGVALLQAAEVLADELGLTGDEATGVRIVREALSAPLKQIALNAGLEAGVVADKVAGLPAGQGLNAATGEYVDLMAAGINDPVKVTRSALQNAASIAALFLTTEAVVANKPEPAVAGMPEGAGDAMGGMGF; encoded by the coding sequence ATGGCAAAGCTCATCGCCTTTGACGAGGAGGCCCGTCGCGGCCTCGAGCGCGGCCTGAACACCCTGGCCGACGCAGTCAAGGTCACCCTCGGCCCCAAGGGCCGCAACGTCGTCCTCGAGCGTGGCTGGGGCGCCCCGGTCATCACCAACGACGGTGTGTCCATCGCCCGTGAGATCGAGCTGGAGGATCCGTACGAGAAGATCGGTGCGGAGCTGGTGAAGGAGGTCGCCAAGAAGACCGACGACGTCGCCGGCGACGGCACCACCACCGCCACCGTCCTGGCCCAGGCTCTCGTCCGCGAGGGTCTGCGCAACGTGGCCGCAGGCTCCAACCCGATGGGCATCAAGCGTGGCATCGAGGCCGCCACCGCCAAGGTCACCGAGGCCCTGCTCGCCTCCGCCAAGGAGGTCGAGACCGAGGAGGAGATCGCCGCCACCGCCGGTATCTCCGCTGCTGACCCGGCCATCGGCGCCCAGATCGCCAAGGCCATGTACGCCGTCGGCGGCGGCGAGGTGAACAAGGACTCCGTCATCACCGTGGAGGAGTCCAACACCTTCGGCGTCGAGCTCGAGGTCACCGAGGGCATGCGCTTCGACAAGGGCTACATCTCCGGCTACTTCGCCACCGACATCGAGCGCGGCGAGGCCGTCCTCGAGGACCCGTACGTCCTGCTGGTCTCCGGCAAGATCTCCAACATCAAGGATCTCCTGCCGCTGCTGGAGAAGGTGATGCAGTCCGGCAAGCCGCTGCTGATCATCGCCGAGGACGTCGAGGGCGAGGCACTGTCCACCCTGGTCGTCAACAAGATCCGTGGCACCTTCAAGTCCGTCGCCGTCAAGGCACCGGGCTTCGGTGACCGCCGCAAGGCGCAGCTGCAGGACATCGCCATCCTCACCGGTGGCCAGGTCATCTCCGAGGAGGTCGGCCTGTCCCTCGAGACCGCCGACATCCCGCTGCTGGGCACCGCCCGCAAGGTCGTCGTCACCAAGGACGACACCACCATCGTCCAGGGCGCCGGCTCCCCGGAGCAGATCGAGGGTCGCGTCAAGCAGATCCGCGCCGAGATCGAGAACTCCGACTCCGACTACGACCGTGAGAAGCTGCACGAGCGTCTGGCCAAGCTGGCCGGCGGCGTGGCCGTCCTCAAGGTCGGTGCCGCCACCGAGGTGGAGCTCAAGGAGCGCAAGCACCGCATCGAGGACGCCGTCCGCAACGCCAAGGCTGCCGTTGACGAGGGCATCGTCGCCGGCGGTGGCGTCGCGCTGCTGCAGGCCGCCGAGGTGCTCGCCGACGAGCTCGGCCTCACCGGTGACGAGGCCACGGGCGTCCGCATCGTCCGCGAGGCCCTCTCCGCCCCGCTGAAGCAGATCGCTCTCAACGCAGGCCTCGAGGCCGGCGTCGTGGCCGACAAGGTCGCCGGTCTGCCGGCCGGCCAGGGCCTGAACGCCGCCACCGGCGAGTATGTCGACCTCATGGCCGCAGGCATCAACGACCCGGTCAAGGTCACCCGTTCCGCACTGCAGAACGCCGCCTCCATCGCTGCGCTGTTCCTCACCACCGAGGCTGTCGTCGCCAACAAGCCGGAGCCGGCTGTCGCCGGTATGCCGGAGGGTGCAGGCGACGCGATGGGTGGCATGGGCTTCTAG
- a CDS encoding Na+/H+ antiporter subunit A yields MLLLLAALTITSLVAPFLIRSLGRAAFGLLAIVPAAGFLWVLSLFTSGRFADGGELRYSREWMTAAHLDLEFRLDSLAGLFSLIILGVGALVLFYCWGYFDSNPRRLAIFGSQMAAFAMAMFGLVTSDNLLLMYIFWEITSVLSFLLVGYYGERASSRRSASQALMVTTLGGLAMLVGIILFGRQTGVWSLSGIAAFTEVPHTPHITAAIVLILAGALTKSAIAPGHFWLPGAMAAPTPVSAYLHSAAMVKAGIYLVARLAPDFNVVNTWHLVVIPLGLLTMLMAGWMALRQKDLKLVLAYGTVSQLGFITATVAIGSREAMLAGLALTFAHSLFKATLFMIVGAIDHTTGTRDIRELSGLGRRQPFIAGLALLSALSMAGVPPLFGFVAKESVLEAVMHEELLIGMPRNMMLVAMVLGSVLTMAYSLRFLHGAFATKREAHATGGGESEAVSGMTPIGPRLWLAPLVLTALTLGLGLYPRPLSGALTAHLDNVFPPDPGESAGHLALWHGLTIPLALSAFIILGGVVMHWQREVIAKAQFEEPALGSADAAYDSVLDFLRTASLRLTASTQRGSLAVNLGIIFAVLISLPMAALILGDRPDVRMVLWDSPWQALASGIIIVAAIAATRMDNRLSGVILVGVTGYALAALFAMHGAPDLALTQTLVETVLMVIFMLVLRKLPTSTEWSQSPKANRVRAWLSIAVGLSVTVVTMFAINARTHDPISLYMPDLAMDIGHGANAVNVLLVDLRAWDTFGEISVLVIAATGVASLIYRTRSFSRVSRRPTLTVTGRRWLAAGVETERAQNRSLMVDVATRILFPSMMVLSLYFFFAGHNGPGGGFAGGLVAALAFTLRYIAGGRAELEEALPVDAGRILGTGLILSAAAAIWPMFLGHPPLTSWYDSVDLPLIGSMSLPSALLFDAGVYLIVVGLMMHILSSLGGQLDQEEEMRKQRARDRARSMARAAERRRTMAAPAAPAASTSEGKK; encoded by the coding sequence GTGCTGTTACTTCTTGCTGCCCTGACCATCACCTCGCTGGTCGCCCCATTCCTCATACGTTCGCTCGGCCGGGCCGCCTTCGGACTCCTCGCGATCGTGCCGGCCGCCGGCTTCCTCTGGGTGCTGTCGCTGTTCACGTCCGGCCGCTTCGCCGACGGCGGGGAGCTGCGCTACTCCCGGGAGTGGATGACGGCCGCGCACCTCGACCTGGAGTTCCGGCTGGACTCCCTGGCGGGCCTGTTCAGCCTGATCATCCTCGGTGTCGGCGCGCTCGTGCTGTTCTACTGCTGGGGCTACTTCGACTCGAATCCCCGGCGCCTGGCGATCTTCGGCTCCCAGATGGCGGCCTTCGCCATGGCCATGTTCGGCCTGGTGACCTCGGACAATCTCCTGCTGATGTACATCTTCTGGGAGATCACGTCGGTGCTGTCCTTCCTGCTGGTGGGCTACTACGGCGAGCGGGCGTCGTCACGGCGCTCCGCCAGCCAGGCCCTCATGGTGACCACCCTCGGCGGCCTGGCGATGCTGGTCGGCATCATCCTCTTCGGCCGTCAGACGGGCGTCTGGAGCCTCTCCGGGATCGCCGCGTTCACGGAGGTCCCGCACACCCCGCACATCACGGCGGCGATCGTCCTCATCCTGGCGGGCGCGCTGACCAAGTCCGCGATCGCCCCCGGCCACTTCTGGCTGCCCGGCGCGATGGCCGCCCCCACGCCGGTGTCGGCCTACCTGCACTCCGCGGCGATGGTGAAGGCGGGCATCTACCTGGTGGCCCGCCTCGCACCGGACTTCAACGTGGTGAACACGTGGCACCTGGTGGTCATCCCGCTGGGCCTGCTGACCATGCTCATGGCCGGGTGGATGGCGCTGCGCCAGAAGGACCTCAAGCTGGTTCTCGCCTACGGCACGGTCTCGCAGCTGGGCTTCATCACCGCGACGGTGGCGATCGGCTCGCGGGAGGCGATGCTCGCCGGGCTGGCGCTGACGTTCGCGCACTCCCTGTTCAAGGCGACCCTGTTCATGATCGTCGGTGCCATCGACCACACCACCGGCACGCGTGACATCCGCGAGCTCTCCGGCCTGGGCCGGAGGCAGCCGTTCATCGCGGGGCTGGCGCTGCTGTCGGCGCTGTCGATGGCGGGTGTGCCGCCGCTGTTCGGCTTCGTCGCGAAGGAGTCCGTCCTGGAGGCGGTCATGCACGAGGAGCTGCTCATCGGCATGCCGCGGAACATGATGCTCGTGGCGATGGTGCTCGGCTCCGTGCTCACCATGGCCTACTCGCTGCGGTTCCTGCACGGCGCCTTCGCCACCAAGCGGGAGGCCCACGCGACCGGGGGCGGCGAGTCGGAGGCCGTGTCCGGCATGACGCCGATCGGCCCCCGCCTGTGGCTCGCCCCGCTGGTGCTCACCGCCCTCACTCTCGGCCTGGGCCTCTACCCGCGGCCGCTGTCGGGGGCGCTCACCGCGCACCTGGACAACGTCTTCCCGCCGGACCCGGGCGAGTCGGCCGGCCACCTGGCGCTGTGGCACGGCCTGACGATCCCGCTGGCCCTGTCCGCGTTCATCATCCTCGGTGGTGTGGTCATGCACTGGCAGCGCGAGGTCATCGCGAAGGCACAGTTCGAGGAGCCCGCCCTGGGCTCCGCGGACGCCGCCTACGACTCGGTCCTCGACTTCCTGCGCACCGCCTCCCTGCGCCTGACGGCCTCGACGCAGCGTGGTTCCCTGGCGGTCAACCTGGGCATCATCTTCGCGGTGCTCATCTCCCTGCCGATGGCGGCGCTCATCCTCGGCGACCGTCCGGACGTGCGCATGGTCCTGTGGGACTCCCCGTGGCAGGCGCTGGCGTCGGGCATCATCATCGTCGCCGCCATCGCGGCCACCCGCATGGACAACCGCCTCTCCGGCGTCATCCTCGTCGGCGTGACCGGTTACGCGCTGGCCGCCCTCTTCGCCATGCACGGCGCCCCCGACCTGGCGCTCACCCAGACGCTGGTGGAGACGGTCCTCATGGTCATCTTCATGCTCGTTCTGCGTAAGCTGCCGACCTCCACCGAGTGGAGCCAGTCCCCCAAGGCGAACCGCGTCCGCGCGTGGCTGTCCATCGCCGTGGGCCTGTCGGTGACCGTGGTGACGATGTTCGCCATCAACGCCCGCACCCACGACCCGATCTCGCTGTACATGCCGGACCTGGCCATGGACATCGGCCACGGCGCCAACGCCGTCAACGTCCTGCTCGTGGACCTGCGCGCGTGGGACACCTTCGGCGAGATCTCGGTGCTCGTCATCGCCGCCACCGGCGTGGCCTCGCTCATCTACCGCACCCGCTCCTTCAGCCGCGTCTCCCGCCGCCCGACCCTCACGGTCACAGGCCGCCGCTGGCTGGCCGCGGGCGTGGAGACCGAGCGTGCCCAGAACCGTTCCCTCATGGTGGACGTCGCGACGCGCATCCTCTTCCCCTCGATGATGGTGCTCTCGCTGTACTTCTTCTTCGCCGGCCACAACGGCCCCGGCGGCGGTTTCGCGGGTGGCCTCGTCGCCGCCCTCGCGTTCACGCTGCGCTACATCGCGGGCGGCCGCGCCGAGCTCGAGGAGGCCCTGCCCGTCGACGCCGGACGTATCCTCGGCACCGGCCTGATCCTCTCCGCCGCGGCGGCGATCTGGCCGATGTTCCTCGGCCACCCGCCGCTGACGTCCTGGTACGACTCCGTTGATCTGCCGCTCATCGGTTCCATGTCCCTGCCCTCGGCACTGCTTTTCGACGCCGGCGTCTACCTCATCGTCGTCGGCCTCATGATGCACATCCTCTCCTCCCTCGGTGGTCAGCTCGACCAGGAGGAGGAGATGCGCAAGCAGCGCGCCCGCGACCGGGCCCGGTCGATGGCGCGTGCCGCGGAGCGGCGCCGCACGATGGCGGCACCGGCGGCACCGGCGGCGTCGACAAGCGAAGGAAAGAAATAG